The following are encoded together in the Janthinobacterium sp. Marseille genome:
- a CDS encoding undecaprenyl-diphosphate phosphatase, giving the protein MDPILALKAIIMGIVEGFTEFLPISSTGHLILAGSLLDFTGPKVKVFEIAIQTGAMLAVVWEYRAKIAAVLGGLLTERKAQKFALNIIIAFLPAALLGLVFASKIKEKLFAPVPVAIAFIVGGFIILWIEKRNRNTDFVARVETVDDMTMLDALKVGCAQAFALIPGTSRSGASIIGGMFFGLSRKAATEFSFFLAIPTLMGATVYSVYKDRALLSMADIPLFGLGGFAAFVSAFLCVRWLLRYISTHDFTFFAYYRIVFGLFVLLSAYYGWVVWAD; this is encoded by the coding sequence ATGGATCCAATTCTCGCGCTCAAAGCCATCATCATGGGCATCGTCGAAGGCTTTACGGAGTTTTTGCCGATTTCATCGACCGGACATTTAATTCTTGCGGGCAGCCTGCTGGACTTCACCGGACCCAAGGTCAAGGTTTTTGAAATTGCGATCCAGACCGGCGCGATGCTGGCCGTGGTGTGGGAATACCGCGCCAAGATTGCAGCGGTGCTGGGCGGTTTGCTGACTGAGCGCAAAGCGCAAAAATTCGCATTGAATATTATTATCGCCTTCCTGCCGGCAGCGTTGCTGGGTCTGGTGTTCGCCAGCAAGATCAAGGAAAAACTATTCGCCCCGGTTCCCGTGGCGATTGCCTTTATCGTCGGCGGCTTCATCATCCTGTGGATAGAAAAACGTAATCGCAATACGGATTTCGTCGCCCGTGTCGAGACCGTGGATGACATGACCATGCTTGACGCACTGAAGGTCGGTTGCGCGCAGGCATTCGCACTGATCCCGGGTACCAGCCGTTCCGGCGCCAGCATCATAGGCGGCATGTTCTTTGGTTTGTCGCGCAAGGCGGCGACTGAATTCTCATTCTTCCTCGCGATTCCGACGTTGATGGGTGCCACCGTGTATTCCGTCTATAAAGATCGCGCATTGTTGTCCATGGCGGACATCCCTTTGTTCGGACTTGGTGGCTTCGCTGCTTTCGTTTCGGCTTTCCTGTGCGTGCGCTGGTTGCTGCGTTACATCAGTACCCATGACTTCACCTTCTTTGCCTATTACCGCATCGTGTTTGGCCTGTTCGTCTTGTTGAGTGCCTACTACGGCTGGGTTGTGTGGGCGGATTAA
- a CDS encoding YkgJ family cysteine cluster protein gives MTNVLSCRTDCGACCTAPSISSAIPGMPNGKPAGVRCVQLDEDNLCRIFGQPERPAVCGGLQPQAEMCGNSRAEAMIYLMTLERLTAA, from the coding sequence ATGACTAATGTCTTGAGTTGTCGCACCGATTGCGGTGCCTGCTGCACCGCGCCGTCGATATCGTCGGCGATCCCCGGCATGCCGAATGGCAAGCCGGCCGGCGTGCGCTGCGTGCAGCTGGATGAAGACAATCTGTGCCGCATCTTCGGCCAGCCGGAACGACCTGCCGTGTGTGGCGGCTTGCAGCCACAAGCGGAAATGTGCGGCAACTCGCGCGCCGAGGCGATGATTTATTTAATGACATTGGAACGATTGACTGCGGCCTGA
- a CDS encoding protein-L-isoaspartate O-methyltransferase, whose product MNIEKARFNMIEQQIRPWDVLDLDVLELLVVVKREAFVPLAYRALAFADSEIPLPHGESMMTPKLEARIMQELAVKKHENVLEIGAGSGYMAALLAHKARHVTTVEIEPELKALAEKNLADYGVSNATVELGDGVQGWGDANYDVIVVSGSVPSVPEALLANLKVGGRLLAVVGAAPAMTAQIITRTSDVAFSTVGLFETLLKPLRNAPVPSQFKF is encoded by the coding sequence ATGAACATCGAAAAAGCCCGTTTCAACATGATCGAACAGCAAATTCGTCCTTGGGATGTGCTCGATCTGGACGTCCTCGAATTATTGGTTGTAGTAAAGCGCGAAGCATTCGTGCCGCTCGCTTACCGTGCACTGGCCTTTGCCGATAGCGAAATCCCGCTGCCGCATGGCGAAAGCATGATGACGCCAAAACTCGAAGCCCGCATCATGCAGGAACTGGCCGTCAAGAAACACGAAAACGTCCTCGAAATCGGTGCCGGTTCCGGTTATATGGCAGCACTGCTGGCGCACAAGGCGCGTCACGTGACCACCGTTGAAATCGAACCTGAATTGAAAGCGCTGGCAGAAAAGAACCTGGCCGACTATGGCGTCAGCAATGCCACGGTTGAACTGGGTGATGGCGTGCAAGGCTGGGGCGACGCAAACTATGACGTTATCGTCGTATCTGGTTCCGTACCGAGCGTACCGGAAGCATTGCTGGCGAATCTCAAAGTCGGTGGCCGCCTGCTGGCCGTCGTCGGTGCCGCACCTGCGATGACAGCACAAATCATCACACGTACATCTGATGTGGCTTTCAGCACTGTCGGCTTGTTTGAAACATTGCTCAAGCCGCTGCGTAACGCACCTGTGCCATCACAGTTCAAGTTCTAA
- a CDS encoding rhodanese-like domain-containing protein: MQHLTAPELAALIATPEGAAPYLLDVREPWEYQTCKIEGSVSIPMNTIPGQLEQLDRNAPIVCICHHGARSLRVAHFLEANGFSRVTNLTGGVHAWAQQVDPAMPTY, translated from the coding sequence ATGCAACACTTGACCGCGCCGGAACTGGCAGCGTTGATCGCGACACCGGAAGGTGCCGCCCCCTATCTGCTCGACGTGCGCGAGCCGTGGGAATATCAAACCTGCAAAATCGAAGGCTCGGTCTCGATTCCGATGAATACCATTCCCGGCCAGCTCGAACAGCTGGACCGGAATGCCCCTATCGTTTGCATCTGTCATCACGGCGCACGCAGCCTGCGTGTAGCGCACTTCCTTGAAGCCAATGGCTTCTCCCGCGTGACCAATCTCACCGGCGGCGTCCATGCATGGGCGCAACAGGTGGATCCGGCCATGCCGACTTATTAA
- a CDS encoding TolC family outer membrane protein: MPKAKLVILIAGAFLTLQAQAVNLLQLYQDALVNDAVYSSARANLSAGREASVQGRANLLPLIGISGTYQHAQRDNVPDIKSRGYTLSLSQPLLDVAAWQNYEQSKLSVASSEAAFAIVQQDLILRVAQAYFDVLAAQDTLAALLVQKDAISEQLASAKRNFEVGTATITDTHEAQARYDLVIAQEFGAQNDLAIKRTALQQIIGKPPAELATLRQGVELSAPEPAQINTWVSSAEEQNYVVLQQKLALEIAKREITRNRAGHYPTVDLVASRSDSNQRNSAIPSLNSGTGPTSAIGLQWNIPLFSGFAVTSRVRQAIALEDKSRSDLESARRFAAQNAQQAYLGVTSGLAQVKALQAAEVSSRSALESNRLGYQVGVRINIDVLNAQQQLFITQRDLSKARYDTLMNSLRLKSAAGSLREQDLVQINTLLIQP, encoded by the coding sequence ATGCCTAAAGCCAAGCTCGTCATATTGATCGCAGGCGCTTTTCTTACACTGCAGGCGCAGGCAGTCAATTTGCTGCAGCTTTATCAGGATGCGTTGGTGAATGACGCGGTTTACTCCAGCGCGCGCGCCAACCTGAGCGCCGGACGGGAAGCATCGGTACAGGGTCGCGCCAATCTCTTGCCGCTGATCGGCATTAGCGGTACATATCAACACGCACAACGCGACAACGTGCCGGATATCAAGTCACGCGGCTATACGCTGTCGCTGTCACAACCCTTGCTCGACGTGGCTGCCTGGCAGAATTACGAACAAAGCAAACTCTCGGTAGCCTCCAGCGAAGCGGCATTCGCCATCGTGCAACAGGACTTGATCCTGCGCGTGGCCCAAGCCTACTTCGATGTGCTGGCCGCACAGGACACATTGGCCGCATTGCTAGTACAGAAAGATGCAATCAGCGAACAGCTTGCTTCGGCCAAGCGCAATTTCGAAGTCGGCACTGCCACCATCACCGATACGCATGAAGCACAAGCCCGCTACGACCTGGTGATTGCACAGGAATTCGGCGCGCAGAATGACCTCGCTATCAAGCGCACCGCCCTGCAACAAATCATTGGCAAGCCACCGGCGGAATTGGCGACCTTGCGGCAAGGAGTGGAACTGAGCGCGCCGGAACCGGCACAGATCAATACCTGGGTCAGCAGCGCCGAAGAACAAAATTACGTGGTGTTGCAGCAAAAGCTCGCACTGGAAATTGCCAAGCGCGAAATCACGCGTAATCGGGCCGGTCATTACCCGACTGTCGATCTGGTGGCCAGCCGCAGTGACAGCAACCAGCGCAACAGCGCGATCCCAAGCCTCAATAGCGGAACCGGCCCGACCAGCGCGATAGGTTTGCAATGGAACATCCCGCTCTTCAGCGGATTCGCCGTCACCAGCCGCGTACGCCAGGCTATCGCACTGGAAGACAAATCACGTTCCGACCTGGAAAGCGCGCGTCGTTTCGCCGCACAAAATGCACAGCAGGCTTACTTGGGAGTGACGAGTGGTTTGGCGCAAGTCAAAGCCTTGCAGGCGGCCGAAGTTTCCAGCCGTTCGGCACTGGAATCAAATCGTTTGGGATATCAGGTAGGTGTGCGCATCAACATCGATGTACTGAATGCACAGCAACAATTATTCATCACCCAGCGCGATCTGTCGAAAGCGCGTTACGACACGCTGATGAATAGCCTGCGCCTGAAATCGGCGGCAGGCTCGCTGCGGGAACAGGACCTGGTGCAGATCAATACTTTATTGATCCAGCCCTGA
- a CDS encoding TetR family transcriptional regulator, with translation MARSTKEEALETRNRILDAAEEVFFTRGLAQSSLADVAVAADVTRGAIYWHFKNKSDLFEAMCERVRLPMETMMTTPGEKFVRDPLGHLRHTWIWLLRDVVDNPRSRRVLDIIFLKCELVDHNDPIWVRQRECHREGLENMRSILEEAVAMGQLPADLDTQLAVLSLHSSLVGLLTDWLFSPDSFDLKEVVEPLVDACLDGLRNAPSLRRKKA, from the coding sequence ATGGCTCGCTCGACGAAAGAAGAGGCACTGGAAACACGCAACCGCATTCTTGATGCTGCGGAAGAGGTGTTTTTTACCCGTGGCCTTGCGCAATCTTCGTTAGCAGATGTTGCAGTCGCGGCAGATGTGACGCGTGGTGCAATTTACTGGCACTTCAAAAACAAGAGCGATTTGTTTGAAGCCATGTGCGAGCGCGTGCGTTTGCCGATGGAAACCATGATGACAACGCCGGGCGAAAAATTCGTGCGTGATCCCTTGGGGCATCTGCGTCATACCTGGATTTGGTTGTTGCGCGATGTCGTCGACAATCCGCGCTCACGCAGGGTTCTGGATATCATATTCCTGAAATGCGAATTGGTCGATCATAACGATCCGATCTGGGTCCGTCAGCGCGAGTGCCATCGCGAAGGCCTGGAAAACATGAGGAGTATCCTGGAGGAGGCAGTTGCGATGGGGCAATTGCCGGCCGATCTGGATACCCAGCTGGCGGTCTTAAGCTTGCACAGCAGCCTGGTCGGCTTGCTCACCGACTGGTTGTTTTCGCCGGACAGCTTTGATTTGAAAGAAGTGGTCGAGCCTTTGGTCGATGCCTGCCTGGATGGTTTGCGCAATGCACCATCCTTGCGTCGCAAGAAGGCCTGA
- a CDS encoding efflux RND transporter periplasmic adaptor subunit, translating into MSSLPRLTRLSAALFLIYAIAGCGAKSDQAAAPPPQEVSVVTVQPGVLGVTNELPGRMESIRVAEVRARVPGIVLKRVFREGSDVKAGTLLYQIDPAQLQATYNSADAAVARGEATLATAEQKAKRYKPLVETNAVSKQEYDDVAAAEKQAIADLASAKAARENARLSLGYASVTSPISGRIGRALVTEGALVGQGDVTPLAIVQQIDPIYVNMTQSANEVLKLKRAMDEGKLKSAGKGAAKVTLVTDDGQEYGRAGKLLFSDLTVDESSGSVTLRAEIPNPDGLLLPGMYVRARIEQAVDENAITVPQQAVLRTPGGSAVMVVGADGKVASRPVQTGSSSGTAWIITDGLKEGDQVIVEGLQKVQPGATVKPVQWQKPAPAGAAPAAAAPAAPGAAAAPAAAAKPAQPAPADKTAEQPKSK; encoded by the coding sequence ATGAGTTCACTTCCCCGTTTGACACGCCTTAGCGCCGCCCTCTTCCTTATCTATGCAATCGCCGGTTGCGGCGCCAAATCAGACCAAGCAGCAGCCCCACCACCACAAGAAGTTTCCGTCGTCACTGTCCAACCAGGCGTCCTGGGAGTCACGAATGAATTGCCGGGCCGCATGGAATCAATCCGTGTCGCTGAAGTACGTGCTCGCGTACCCGGCATCGTACTGAAACGCGTATTCCGCGAGGGCAGCGATGTCAAAGCAGGAACGCTGCTGTACCAGATCGATCCGGCCCAATTGCAAGCAACTTATAACAGTGCCGATGCAGCAGTCGCGCGCGGCGAAGCAACACTGGCGACCGCTGAACAGAAAGCCAAGCGTTACAAGCCGCTGGTTGAAACCAATGCCGTCAGCAAACAGGAATACGACGATGTCGCTGCCGCCGAAAAGCAAGCGATCGCCGACCTGGCATCGGCCAAGGCCGCACGTGAAAACGCCCGCCTGTCGCTCGGCTATGCCAGCGTCACTTCGCCTATCTCCGGTCGTATCGGCCGTGCCCTCGTAACTGAAGGCGCGCTGGTTGGCCAGGGCGACGTCACTCCGCTCGCCATCGTGCAACAAATCGATCCTATCTACGTCAACATGACGCAATCTGCGAACGAAGTCCTGAAGCTCAAACGCGCGATGGATGAAGGCAAATTGAAGAGCGCCGGCAAAGGTGCTGCCAAGGTGACCCTGGTCACCGATGACGGCCAGGAATATGGTCGCGCAGGCAAACTGCTGTTCTCCGACCTGACGGTTGATGAAAGCTCGGGTTCGGTCACACTGCGCGCAGAAATCCCTAACCCTGACGGACTGCTGTTGCCTGGTATGTATGTACGTGCCCGCATTGAGCAAGCGGTGGATGAAAACGCCATCACCGTACCGCAACAAGCTGTGCTGCGTACACCAGGCGGCTCCGCCGTGATGGTAGTTGGTGCTGATGGCAAGGTCGCTTCGCGTCCTGTCCAAACCGGCAGCTCCAGCGGCACCGCATGGATCATTACCGACGGCTTGAAAGAAGGTGACCAGGTCATCGTTGAAGGCCTGCAAAAAGTCCAGCCGGGTGCAACGGTCAAACCGGTGCAATGGCAGAAGCCTGCTCCTGCCGGCGCAGCTCCGGCCGCAGCAGCACCTGCAGCTCCAGGCGCAGCTGCTGCGCCTGCGGCAGCCGCCAAGCCAGCGCAACCCGCCCCTGCAGACAAGACCGCAGAACAACCGAAGTCGAAGTAA
- a CDS encoding efflux RND transporter permease subunit, with product MGKFFIDRPVFAWVLAIFIMLAGVLAITSLPVSQYPNIAPPQVVVTATYPGATAQTLDDSVTSLIEQEMNGADGLQYIESQSQANGVVQITVTFTPGTNPDLAAVDVQNRLKRVEARLPAAVTQQGVQVTKSRSNFLLFIGLSSTDGTLDPVALGDYLSRNVLNEVKRVPGVGQAQLFGTERAMRIWIDPTKLVGLNLTPSDVSSAISTQNALVAGGTLGDLPSPSTQQIAATVVVNGQLTSPEQFGNIVLRANKDGSSVRLRDVARIEVGGQSYATSGRLDGKPSSFIGVQLTPTANALGTATAVHKKMDELSKYFPAGVKYTIPYDTSKFVKISIEEVVKTLFEAIILVFLVMYLFLQNIRYTLIPTIVVPVALLGTFATLLLFGFSINVLTMFGMVLAIGILVDDAIVVVENVERIMSEEGLSPRDATRKAMGQITGALIGITLVLIAVFIPMAFFGGAVGAIYRQFSLSMVASMVFSVLMAFTLTPALCATLLKPVEAGHHHEKRGFFGWFNRHFNKTAAGYQGFVAKMLTKTGRYMLVYGLILACVGILYARLPASFLPNEDQGYIVTNVQLPAGASTGRTMEVLKTIEDYYLKQSAVEHVVAIAGFSFSGNGQNAGLVFTPLKDWSKRGPDESADAVAGKAFGAFMGIKDAIVYPLNPPPIPELGNATGFTFRLQDRAGLGHDALIAARNQMLGMAGQSKVLAGVRPEGLEDAPQLQVDIDRDKANALGVPFSTINSVLSTALGSSYVNDFPNQGRQQRVIVQADSQGRLQPEDLTRLYARSSSGTMVPFSSFMTSKWIIGPVQLIRYNGYPAVKISGGAAPGRSTGEAMAEMEAMVAKLPPGFGFEWTGQSLEEKTSGSQAPALYALSLIAVFLVLAALYESTSIPFSVMLVVPLGIFGALLGVTLRGMPNDVYFKVGMIAVVGLSAKNAILIIEFAKDLQAQGKGLIEATLEAVHLRFRPIIMTSLAFILGVLPLVLASGAGSASQRAIGTGVMSGMITATVFAVFLVPVFFVVVRTLFKGSERQRRKYAASKPRDEEEEL from the coding sequence ATGGGTAAATTTTTTATTGACCGCCCGGTTTTTGCCTGGGTGCTGGCGATCTTCATCATGCTGGCAGGTGTCCTGGCTATTACCAGCCTCCCGGTTTCGCAGTACCCGAACATCGCACCACCGCAGGTCGTTGTTACCGCTACCTATCCGGGTGCAACGGCACAGACACTGGACGATAGTGTCACCAGCCTGATCGAACAGGAAATGAACGGCGCCGATGGTTTGCAATACATCGAATCGCAAAGCCAGGCCAATGGTGTCGTACAAATCACCGTGACTTTCACGCCGGGTACCAATCCGGATCTGGCAGCGGTGGATGTACAGAACCGTCTGAAACGGGTGGAAGCACGTTTGCCTGCTGCGGTCACGCAACAAGGTGTACAGGTAACCAAATCACGTAGTAACTTCCTGCTGTTTATCGGCCTGTCTTCAACCGATGGCACGCTAGACCCGGTTGCACTCGGTGATTATCTGTCACGTAACGTACTTAACGAAGTCAAACGTGTACCTGGCGTCGGTCAGGCGCAATTGTTTGGTACCGAACGTGCGATGCGTATCTGGATCGACCCGACCAAACTGGTCGGCCTGAACCTGACACCGTCCGATGTAAGCAGCGCCATCTCGACACAAAATGCACTGGTTGCCGGTGGTACGCTGGGTGACTTGCCTAGCCCGAGCACGCAACAGATCGCAGCAACGGTGGTCGTGAATGGTCAGCTGACCAGCCCTGAGCAATTCGGCAATATCGTATTGCGTGCCAACAAGGATGGTTCGAGCGTTCGCCTGCGCGATGTCGCCCGTATCGAAGTGGGTGGCCAGTCGTATGCAACTTCCGGTCGTCTCGACGGCAAGCCAAGCTCCTTCATCGGCGTACAGTTAACACCGACCGCGAATGCGCTGGGTACCGCAACTGCCGTGCACAAGAAGATGGATGAACTGTCGAAGTATTTCCCGGCAGGCGTGAAATACACCATCCCTTACGACACCTCGAAGTTCGTCAAGATTTCGATCGAGGAAGTGGTAAAGACACTGTTTGAAGCGATCATCCTGGTGTTCCTGGTGATGTATCTGTTCTTGCAGAACATCCGCTATACATTGATCCCGACCATCGTGGTGCCGGTCGCATTGCTGGGTACCTTTGCGACCCTGCTACTGTTCGGCTTCTCGATCAACGTGCTGACCATGTTCGGCATGGTGCTGGCGATCGGTATTCTGGTCGATGATGCGATTGTGGTGGTGGAGAACGTCGAACGTATCATGAGCGAAGAAGGTTTGTCGCCACGTGATGCAACCCGCAAGGCGATGGGCCAGATTACCGGCGCGCTGATCGGTATTACGCTGGTGCTGATCGCGGTGTTCATCCCGATGGCATTCTTCGGTGGTGCGGTCGGTGCGATTTACCGTCAGTTCTCGCTGTCCATGGTTGCATCGATGGTGTTCTCGGTATTGATGGCGTTCACGCTGACACCGGCACTGTGCGCAACCTTGCTGAAACCGGTTGAAGCCGGTCACCATCACGAGAAGCGCGGCTTCTTCGGCTGGTTTAACCGTCACTTCAACAAGACCGCTGCCGGTTACCAGGGCTTTGTCGCGAAGATGCTGACCAAGACCGGTCGTTACATGCTGGTCTATGGCCTGATCCTGGCTTGCGTCGGTATCCTGTACGCCCGTTTGCCTGCATCCTTCCTGCCTAACGAAGACCAGGGTTACATCGTGACCAACGTCCAGTTACCGGCAGGTGCCAGCACCGGCCGTACCATGGAAGTGTTGAAAACCATCGAAGACTACTACCTGAAACAATCGGCTGTTGAACACGTCGTTGCGATTGCAGGTTTCAGCTTCTCGGGTAACGGTCAGAATGCGGGTCTGGTATTTACCCCGCTGAAAGACTGGAGCAAACGTGGCCCTGATGAGTCTGCCGATGCAGTCGCAGGCAAGGCTTTCGGTGCGTTCATGGGCATCAAGGATGCGATTGTGTATCCATTGAACCCGCCACCGATTCCTGAACTGGGTAATGCAACCGGCTTTACCTTCCGTCTGCAGGATCGCGCCGGCCTCGGCCATGACGCGCTGATCGCAGCACGTAACCAGATGCTGGGTATGGCAGGACAAAGCAAGGTACTGGCGGGTGTACGTCCTGAAGGCCTGGAAGACGCACCGCAATTGCAGGTGGATATCGACCGCGACAAGGCAAATGCTTTGGGCGTACCGTTCTCGACCATCAATAGCGTGTTGTCGACAGCACTCGGTTCCTCATACGTCAATGACTTCCCGAACCAAGGTCGTCAACAACGTGTGATCGTACAGGCTGACAGCCAGGGTCGTTTGCAACCGGAAGACCTGACCCGCCTGTATGCACGTAGCTCTTCCGGCACTATGGTTCCGTTCTCCTCCTTCATGACATCGAAGTGGATTATCGGTCCGGTACAACTGATCCGTTACAACGGCTATCCGGCAGTGAAGATTTCCGGCGGCGCGGCTCCTGGCCGCAGTACCGGTGAAGCAATGGCGGAAATGGAAGCCATGGTTGCGAAATTGCCGCCAGGTTTCGGTTTCGAATGGACTGGTCAGTCGCTGGAAGAAAAAACCTCCGGCTCGCAAGCTCCTGCGCTGTATGCACTGTCGCTGATCGCCGTATTCCTGGTGTTGGCTGCATTGTATGAAAGCACGTCGATCCCGTTCTCGGTGATGTTGGTGGTGCCACTCGGTATCTTTGGTGCACTGTTGGGTGTGACGCTGCGCGGCATGCCGAATGACGTGTACTTCAAGGTCGGCATGATTGCGGTGGTCGGCTTGTCTGCGAAGAACGCGATTCTGATTATCGAATTTGCGAAAGACTTGCAGGCACAGGGTAAAGGCTTGATAGAAGCAACGCTGGAAGCGGTCCACTTGCGGTTCCGTCCTATCATCATGACCTCGCTCGCTTTCATCCTCGGCGTATTGCCGCTGGTGCTTGCAAGTGGAGCCGGTTCCGCCAGCCAGCGCGCAATCGGTACGGGTGTGATGAGCGGCATGATCACCGCCACCGTATTCGCAGTGTTCCTGGTACCGGTGTTCTTTGTGGTAGTTCGTACGCTGTTCAAAGGTAGCGAACGTCAGCGTCGCAAATATGCGGCGAGCAAGCCACGTGATGAGGAAGAAGAATTATGA
- a CDS encoding efflux transporter outer membrane subunit yields the protein MMKTITLALLAAGVLSACSMAPKYVRPDAPVAADYGVPSKADNNQVRAVDIGWRNFFTDPRLQVLIGNAIANNRDLRVAALRIEEARALYNIQSADLLPTLNVNATGSRARVPASISNTGSSVVSSNYQVGLGLAAFELDFFGRVRSLSDAALAAYLSTEEAQRAAQISLVSEVAKAYLSERSFAEQQDLARQTYESRVEAYKLSKQRFEVGASSALDLRNDEALLQTARAAELLAQRQRAQAMNALTLLVGQPLTDLPPAQALSSQTILTDIPAGLPSDLLTQRPDIRSAEQTLLSANANIGAARAAFFPRISLTAGLGTSSNELAGLFEGGSRSWSFAPQLVLPIFDAGRNRGNLNLAEVRKDIAVANYEKSIQVAFREVSDALVARDLLDQQVEAQRLVQEAQAERFKFATQRFQNGIASSLDVLDAQRELFTAQLSLVQVRLTRLTNAVDLYRSLGGGLVETTVATAPAATPAPATTK from the coding sequence ATGATGAAGACCATAACATTGGCTTTACTGGCAGCAGGCGTGTTGAGCGCCTGCTCCATGGCCCCAAAATATGTGCGTCCTGACGCACCTGTAGCGGCGGATTACGGTGTGCCGTCCAAAGCCGATAACAACCAGGTGCGTGCAGTTGACATCGGCTGGCGTAATTTCTTTACCGACCCGCGCTTGCAGGTTTTGATCGGCAACGCAATCGCTAACAACCGTGACCTGCGTGTTGCGGCCTTGCGTATCGAAGAAGCCCGTGCGCTGTACAACATTCAATCGGCGGATTTGCTGCCGACCCTGAATGTCAATGCTACCGGCTCACGTGCCCGCGTACCGGCTTCGATCAGCAACACCGGCAGCAGCGTCGTTTCGAGCAATTACCAGGTCGGCCTCGGCCTGGCGGCATTCGAACTGGACTTCTTCGGTCGTGTACGCAGCCTGAGCGATGCCGCCCTGGCCGCATACCTGTCGACCGAAGAAGCGCAGCGCGCAGCACAGATCAGCCTGGTGTCGGAAGTCGCCAAAGCCTATCTGTCGGAACGTTCATTTGCCGAGCAACAGGATCTGGCACGCCAAACCTATGAAAGCCGCGTCGAAGCCTACAAGCTGTCGAAGCAACGCTTTGAAGTAGGTGCATCGTCGGCACTGGACTTGCGCAATGATGAAGCACTGCTGCAAACAGCACGTGCCGCTGAATTGCTGGCACAGCGCCAACGTGCGCAGGCCATGAATGCGTTGACCCTGCTGGTTGGGCAACCATTGACCGACCTGCCACCGGCGCAAGCACTGTCGTCGCAGACTATCCTGACCGACATCCCGGCCGGCTTGCCTTCGGATTTGCTGACACAGCGTCCTGACATCCGCAGCGCAGAACAAACCCTGCTCTCCGCCAATGCCAATATCGGTGCGGCGAGGGCTGCCTTCTTCCCGCGCATTTCGCTGACGGCCGGCCTCGGCACTTCCAGCAATGAATTGGCCGGTTTGTTTGAAGGCGGTTCGCGTTCATGGTCGTTTGCACCGCAATTGGTGCTGCCGATTTTTGATGCAGGCCGTAACCGTGGCAACCTGAACCTGGCGGAAGTACGCAAAGACATTGCAGTGGCAAATTACGAGAAGAGCATCCAGGTTGCATTCCGCGAAGTATCGGATGCACTGGTTGCACGTGATTTGCTCGACCAGCAAGTCGAAGCGCAGCGCCTGGTACAGGAAGCACAGGCTGAACGCTTCAAGTTTGCCACCCAGCGTTTCCAGAACGGCATTGCCAGTTCGCTGGACGTGCTCGATGCGCAACGTGAATTGTTCACTGCACAGCTAAGCCTGGTACAAGTACGTTTGACCCGCCTGACGAATGCAGTTGATCTGTATCGCTCGCTCGGCGGTGGCCTGGTGGAAACAACCGTGGCAACAGCACCAGCGGCAACACCTGCACCAGCAACAACAAAATAA
- a CDS encoding DUF3617 domain-containing protein, translating to MRKLSLSLSLLMALHMGAHAQENKIQMKPGLWEMSASSELLNLVEQIPPNQMQNLSNLAKQYGFDMPKIQNGAATSKVCITPEMAAQNIPPSAYHRQSGCETRNASRVDNRYSADLVCASDQVNGQGKAEATLNTPESFSGKTSFKGTVRGVAVDESANTGGRWLAATCPAGKAAN from the coding sequence ATGCGTAAACTCTCACTATCCCTCTCGCTGCTGATGGCTCTCCATATGGGGGCGCATGCACAGGAAAACAAGATCCAAATGAAGCCCGGTTTATGGGAAATGAGCGCAAGCTCTGAATTACTGAATCTGGTCGAACAAATTCCACCGAATCAAATGCAGAATCTGAGCAATTTGGCAAAACAATATGGTTTTGACATGCCAAAGATTCAAAACGGGGCAGCCACGTCCAAGGTCTGCATCACACCTGAAATGGCGGCACAAAACATTCCACCTTCCGCTTATCACCGCCAATCCGGTTGTGAAACACGCAATGCCAGCCGCGTCGACAACCGTTACAGCGCCGACCTGGTTTGCGCCAGTGATCAGGTCAATGGCCAGGGTAAAGCCGAAGCTACACTCAACACGCCGGAAAGTTTCAGCGGCAAAACCTCATTCAAGGGTACGGTGCGCGGCGTGGCGGTCGATGAATCGGCCAACACCGGCGGCCGCTGGCTGGCAGCGACTTGCCCTGCAGGCAAAGCTGCAAATTGA